One window from the genome of Drosophila albomicans strain 15112-1751.03 chromosome 2L, ASM965048v2, whole genome shotgun sequence encodes:
- the LOC117564668 gene encoding TBC1 domain family member 23, producing the protein MEENMWIIELESALLDDCNVNDIFSICQGKPLPEALRPDVWQVCLDVRHKSDQMSLFNEIYDLPFQSQLREDCKRYVERIGNDEEDKVSVVSDLESIMTFYCKNRNLQYEADNGWIELLLPLFALKLNRSDTFNLFESIRDTYIPKGCKPKGNVFHVFRLLLLYHDPELCTVLDTKKITPDLYSLTWFQSLFASCSSLSVIIAMWDLYFQNADPFMVFFLALIILINGREQIMALKTSSKEEIIKFLINMPCALEVDDVPDFCSLAQYYALKTPTSFKTDYLKALYGKQNDSPRSQEESNKVSQALCLPVSVYELVENSATEFPVQDAVRFFLVDCRPAEQYNAGHLSTAFHLDCNLMLQEPVAFATAVQGLLTAQKQAIEVNSNAGGEHLCFMGSGRVEEDQYTHMVVASFLQKNTHYVSLLTGGYTSIHDYFGDHMADCLEDHSVSKCLVCQQHNVKTKAVPLKLPATTPSSTDLFSKFSAAMKSKSAEVKGRLLDIIVNPSSNGANATAAANNGAGAPSLAAQERHVSAKDRNGKRYRNVAPVFSIDDENEDAYDAGEKDAPLAAGETKEIVNLNQYFKTADIINAFKCQDVHMNGYMYDSHLIITPTQLVVLRELGGGQAQIMVRRPLASIVKITAKKRHRNLITFKYGFPDGDGLLITDMDRFLIPNATEATALVSKHIVQVLDNAK; encoded by the exons TTGAACTGGAGTCGGCGCTGCTGGACGATTGCAATGTGAACGACATCTTTAGCATATGCCAAGGCAAACCGCTGCCGGAGGCACTGCGTCCGGATGTGTGGCAGGTGTGCCTCGATGTGCGTCACAAGAGCGATCAAATGTCGCTCTTCAATGAAATCTATGATCTGCCATTTCAAAGTCAATTGCGCGAGGATTGCAAGCGCTACGTGGAACGCATTGGCAACGATGAGGAAGATAAAGTGTCAGTGGTGTCCGATCTGGAATCCATTATGACATTCTATTGCAAGAATCGCAACCTACAATACGAAGCAGACAATGGCTGGATTGAGTTGTTACTACCGCTCTTTGCACTCAAACTAAACCGATCCGATACCTTTAATCTATTCGAGTCCATAAGAGACACTTATATACCCAAGGGTTGCAAACCCAAGGGAAATGTCTTCCATGTGTttcggttgctgttgctgtaccATGATCCTGAGCTCTGCACTGTGCTGGATACGAAGAAAATCACACCAGATCTGTATTCGCTGACGTGGTTCCAATCGCTGTTCGCCTCGTGCAGCAGCCTCTCGGTGATCATTGCCATGTGGGATCTGTACTTTCAGAATGCCGATCCATTTATGGTGTTCTTCTTGGCGCTCATCATACTGATCAATGGACGTGAGCAGATCATGGCACTGAAGACGTCATCGAAGGAGGAGATCATCAAGTTTCTCATCAATATGCCCTGTGCCCTGGAGGTCGATGATGTGCCAGACTTTTGCTCGTTGGCGCAGTATTACGCGTTGAAGACGCCGACGTCATTCAAGACGGATTATCTAAAGGCGTTGTATGGCAAACAGAATGACTCACCACGCAGTCAAGAGGAGTCCAACAAAGTGTCGCAAGCGCTCTGTTTGCCAGTCTCCGTTTATGAGCTCGTTGAGAATTCTGCGACAGAATTTCCAGTGCAGGATGCGGTGCGTTTCTTTTTGGTTGATTGTCGGCCGGCGGAGCAATATAATGCTGGGCATTTGTCGACGGCATTTCATTTGGATTGCAATTTAATGCTGCAGGAGCCAGTGGCCTTTGCCACAGCCGTCCAAGGATTGCTCACAGCACAGAAGCAGGCAATTGAGGTGAACTCAAATGCGGGCGGTGAACATTTGTGCTTCATGGGCAGTGGACGTGTGGAAGAGGatcaatacacacacatggtGGTGGCCTCATTCCTGCAGAAGAACACACACTATGTGTCCTTGCTCACTGGTGGCTACACATCCATACACGACTATTTTGGTGATCACATGGCCGACTGCCTGGAGGATCACAGTGTGAGCAAGTGTCTCGTCTGCCAGCAGCACAATGTCAAG ACCAAAGCGGTGCCACTCAAGCTGCCTGCAACGACGCCATCGTCCACGGATCTGTTTAGCAAATTCTCCGCGGCCATGAAATCCAAATCGGCTGAGGTCAAGGGACGCCTGCTCGACATTATTGTGAATCCCAGCTCAAATGGTGCCAacgctactgctgctgccaacaaTGGAGCTGGAGCACCTTCGTTAGCCGCACAGGAGCGACATGTGAGTGCCAAGGATCGCAATGGCAAACGCTATCGCAATGTGGCGCCCGTCTTTAGCATCGACGATGAGAACGAGGATGCCTACGACGCTGGTGAAAAGGATGCGCCGCTGGCTGCCGGCGAAACGAAAGAGATTGTCAATCTCAATCAATATTTCAAGACCGCCGACATTATCAATGCATTCAAGTGTCAGGATGTGCACATGAATGGCTATATGTACGATAGTCATTTGATTATAACACCCACACAGCTGGTTGTGTTGCGCGAATTGGGCGGCGGCCAAGCTCAAATTATGGTGCGAAGACCGTTGGCCAGCATTGTGAAGATCACTGCGAAGAAGCGTCATCGCAATCTGATTACGTTCAAGTATGGCTTTCCCGATGGCGACGGGCTGCTCATCACGGACATGGATCGCTTTCTCATACCAAATGCCACGGAGGCAACGGCGCTCGTCTCCAAGCACATTGTCCAGGTGCTCGACAATGCTAAATAA
- the LOC117565371 gene encoding sialin produces the protein MPEEVPAKGSVLGKLVPARYVLAILGSIGMAIVYGLKVNLSVAMVAMVNHTAIHKADDHQNDTAACSPPGDATNNTAKVEDGPFAWSEPLQGTLLSCYFWGYLVSQIPLAHVAENFSAKWVMLFSVAINVLCTLLTPVFTELHYGGLIVMRVLEGVGGGASFPAMHVMIASWAPPSERMVMSTIIYVGTSAGTALSILMSGMLSAAWGWRSIFYVMGVLSCIWMALWIILVQDNPNKQRFISPEERHMITSSLGTETKVEHHPKVPWGQVFKSVPFWAILIAHTCNNFGWYMFLIEIPFYMKQVLKFNVASNAALSALPYFPMIIFSIFLGKLLDTLQSKGKISTTVARKTATSICTVIPGICLLILCYIGCLHYEAVSVMSVGIVAMGAMFSGFLSNHIDIAPNFAGTLVALTNTAATLPGIIVPLFVGFVTHGNQNIGAWRIIFGTTIALFTLEFFVFVIFGSGAEQSWNRSGAQQQIEVKDEKTPLKETPPSKA, from the exons ATGCCGGAGGAAGTGCCTGCCAAGGGCAGCGTCTTGGGCA aACTCGTGCCCGCACGCTATGTGCTCGCTATATTGGGATCCATAGGCATGGCCATTGTGTATGGCCTGAAGGTGAATCTGAGTGTCGCCATGGTTGCCATGGTGAACCACACGGCCATCCACAAGGCGGATGATCATCAGAACGATACCGCTGCGTGCTCTCCACCAGGCGATGCCACCAACAACACTGCCAAGGTTGAG GATGGTCCTTTTGCTTGGAGTGAACCACTGCAGGGCACCCTGTTGAGCTGTTACTTCTGGGGCTATTTGGTCTCACAGATTCCGCTCGCTCACGTTGCCGAGAACTTCTCGGCCAAGTGGGTCATGTTGTTCTCGGTGGCCATCAATGTGCTGTGCACCCTGCTGACTCCTGTCTTTACCGAGCTCCATTATGGTGGCCTGATTGTGATGCGTGTGCTTGAGGGCGTCGGAGGCGGAGCCTCATTCCCGGCTATGCATGTGATGATTGCCTCGTGGGCACCGCCCAGCGAGCGTATGGTCATGTCTACAATCATCTATGTGGGCACCTCGGCTGGCACTGCGCTCTCCATTCTCATGTCTGGCATGTTGTCCGCCGCTTGGGGCTGGAGGTCCATATTCTATGTAATGGGCGTTTTGAGTTGCATTTGGATGGCCTTGTGGATAATCCTCGTTCAGGATAACCCCAACAAGCAGCGTTTCATTAGTCCTGAGGAGCGTCATATGATTACCAGCTCGTTGGGCACCGAGACCAAGGTCGAACATCATCCAAAGGTGCCATGGGGCCAGGTCTTCAAATCTGTTCCGTTCTGGGCTATTCTTATTGCTCACACATGCAACAACTTTGGCTGGTACATGTTCCTCATCGAGATTCCGTTCTACATGAAGCAAGTGCTCAAGTTCAATGTGGCCAGCAATGCTGCACTCTCCGCTCTGCCCTACTTCCCCATGATCATCTTCAGCATATTCCTTGGCAAGCTGTTGGACACGCTGCAGTCGAAGG GCAAAATCAGCACAACTGTAGCTAGAAAGACCGCCACCTCGATCTGCACCGTTATTCCTGGCATCTGTTTGCTGATCCTATGCTACATCGGTTGTCTCCACTACGAAGCTGTCTCGGTCATGTCCGTGGGCATTGTGGCCATGGGCGCCATGTTCTCTGGCTTCCTCTCCAATCACATTGATATCGCGCCCAATTTCGCTGGCACTTTGGTGGCATTGACCAACACAGCAGCCACTTTACCCGGCATCATTGTGCCCCTCTTCGTTGGCTTTGTGACACACGGCAAC caAAACATTGGCGCTTGGCGCATCATCTTTGGCACCACAATTGCTCTGTTCACTCTGGAGTTCTTCGTCTTTGTCATATTTGGCTCTGGAGCTGAACAATCGTGGAATCGGTCTGGTGCCCAGCAGCAAATTGAAGTCAAGGATGAAAAGACACCGCTGAAGGAGACTCCTCCATCGAAGGCATAA
- the LOC117563504 gene encoding general transcription factor IIH subunit 3, with translation MDAADAATSTETEASIDLLVVVLDTNPSQHVVRQNPQNLTQILEAVIAFGNAHLMQKAQNKLAVLSCSHHATDFLYPLPGRQVELRQVDGQYEVFSLVEKTVKQQLGSILMNAPRLSSPCESLLAGSMSMALCYISRLQRNIGAGVKMHSRILVITGSNECASQYMTYMNVFFTAQKLNIVIDTCALDKTLSLLQQGCDITNGQFLKVTQLDGLLQYLLWVFLPSPQMRHKMVLPPPPKVDYRASCFCHRELIDIGYVCSVCLSVFCKYSPICTTCHTIFKMPGPLPIRPKKKKKPEKM, from the exons ATGGACGCAGCTGACGCAGCGACGAGCACtgaaa CTGAGGCCAGCATTGATCTGCTGGTCGTGGTGTTGGACACAAATCCATCGCAACACGTTGTGCGCCAGAATCCGCAAAATCTCACTCAGATTCTGGAGGCTGTCATCGCCTTTGGCAATGCGCATCTCATGCAAAAGGCTCAAAACAAATTAGCGGTCTTATCCTGTTCGCATCATGCTAC TGATTTTCTCTATCCGTTGCCTGGTCGCCAAGTAGAGCTGCGTCAGGTTGATGGTCAGTACGAAGTATTCAGTTTGGTAGAAAAGACTGTCAAACAACAGTTGGGTAGCATCTTGATGAATGCGCCACGCTTGAGTTCTCCCTGCGAGAGCTTGTTGGCAGGGAGCATGTCCATGGCCCTTTGCTACATATCCAga CTGCAACGCAATATTGGCGCTGGAGTCAAGATGCACTCACGCATCCTGGTCATAACAGGCAGCAATGAATGCGCCTCCCAATACATGACCTACATGAATGTCTTCTTCACCGCCCAAAAGCTCAACATTGTCATTGATACTTGCGCCTTGGACAAGACGCTGAGTTTGTTGCAGCAGGGCTGCGATATTACCAATGGACAGTTCCTAAAGGTGACACAGCTCGATGGCTTGTTGCAGTACCTGTTGTGGGTTTTCTTGCCCTCCCCGCAAATGCGTCACAAAATGGTTTTGCCACCGCCGCCAAAAGTCGATTATCGTGCTTCGTGTTTCTGCCATCGGGAGCTCATCGACATCGGCTACGTGTGCTCCGTCTGCTTGAGTGTCTTCTGCAAGTATAGTCCCATCTGCACCACATGCCA CACCATCTTTAAAATGCCTGGACCGTTGCCCATTAGACccaagaagaaaaagaagccGGAGAAAATGTGA
- the LOC117563502 gene encoding adenylyl cyclase-associated protein 1: MSVAGFEDIVESSLAQYLSLSAKIGGDVAQHAQFVKAAFDAQLRYVTLATEIAQPAQAKQMELLQPTSTQISAVQDYREKHRSSPFFNHLSAISESIPALGWVCVAMKPGPLVKEMNDAGQFYTNRVLKEWKEKDATHVEWARAWIQTLTELQAYIKQYHTTGLVWSGKGAAPAGGAPPPPPPGGMPPPPPPLDLNALKLDSAAGDDRSALFAQINQGADITKNLKKVTGEMQTHKNPSLRTGPAPFKTPASSSSGATSFGAAPPAKEPVFTRDGKKWLIEYQKNNSGLLVDNAEMNNVVYMFRCEGSTLTVKGKVNNIVLDSCKKCSLLFDSVVASVEFVNCQSVQMQVLGSVPTVSIDKTDGCQMYLSKDSLGVEIVSSKSSEMNILLPEESGDYTELALPEQYKTFINGKTLKTVCVDSLG; the protein is encoded by the exons aTGAGTGTCGCCGGCTTTGAGGATATTGTGGAGAGCTCTTTGGCTCAATATCTGTCGCTATCAGCTAAAATTGGCGGCGATGTTGCCCAGCATGCGCAATTCGTCAAGGCAGCCTTTGA CGCTCAATTGCGTTATGTGACGCTGGCCACGGAAATCGCGCAGCCCGCGCAGGCGAAGCAAATGGAACTGCTGCAGCCAACATCGACGCAAATCAGCGCTGTGCAGGATTACCGTGAGAAGCATCGTTCGTCGCCATTCTTCAACCATTTGTCGGCCATTAGCGAGAGCATTCCCGCCTTGGGTTGGGTCTGTGTGGCCATGAAACCTGGACCTCTCGTTAAGGAAATGAACGATGCCGGACAATTCTATACGAATCGTGTGCTCAAGGAGTGGAAGGAGAAGGATGCCACGCATGTGGAGTGGGCACGCGCCTGGATTCAAACACTCACCGAACTGCAGGCGTACATCAAGCAGTATCACACCACGGGTCTGGTGTGGTCCGGCAAGGGTGCAGCCCCCGCTGGCGGTgctccaccaccgccaccacccGGCGGTATGCCACCACCACCTCCACCACTAGATCTGAATGCCCTGAAGCTAGACAGCGCTGCGGGCGATGATCGCAGCGCGCTCTTTGCGCAAATCAATCAAGGCGCCGACATTACTAAGA ACTTGAAGAAGGTCACCGGGGAAATGCAGACGCATAAGAATCCCTCGTTGCGCACTGGTCCAGCGCCATTCAAGACaccagccagcagcagcagcggcgccaCATCGTTTGGTGCTGCTCCACCGGCCAAGGAACCGGTCTTTACACGAGATGGTAAGAAGTGGCTGATTGAGTATCAGAAGAACAACAGCGGTCTGCTGGTAGACAATGCTGAGATGAACAATGTCGTCTACATGTTCCGTTGCGAGGGCTCCACGCTCACGGTTAAGGGCAAGGTGAACAACATTGTGCTGGATTCGTGCAAAAAATGCTCGCTGCTCTTCGATTCGGTTGTGGCCTCCGTGGAGTTTGTCAACTGCCAGAGCGTGCAGATGCAAGTGTTGGGCTCGGTGCCAACGGTGTCGATTGACAAGACCGACGGCTGCCAAATGTATTTGTCCAAGGACTCTCTGGGAGTTGAAATCGTTAGCTCCAAGTCGTCGGAGATGAACATTCTGCTGCCCGAAGAGAGCGGTGATTAT ACTGAATTGGCTTTGCCGGAGCAGTACAAGACCTTTATCAATGGCAAAACCCTCAAGACTGTGTGCGTCGACAGCCTTGGCTAA
- the LOC117563503 gene encoding 5-methylcytosine rRNA methyltransferase NSUN4: protein MLKVRNICMLQPRRWRSGSKKRWNLLQHKKNNCDRALDSFDDFYGSVYGGRWKNMRAALLTEHKYVAMVNNFGDTEQTCSMLEMDGAINIKSLIQLAQERQEENATNSSQFLGEEKRAHYDIDDKLDALLRKQQEREVAAIYPTDDNHVQPQQLNYERSQQKEENLDTDSSYEPSLTRALEEDVQLDASRLVDPQFGTGGLYEYMPANTIKGMEDWVAESEHYKYYQTSADFPLAIEPEQNFKYPEHLAIYTYEMGNCSDFKPPRQCLTGVLSHFLMDGASVLPPLFLQVQPGERVLDACAAPGGKSLLMLQTLHLDQLICNDVQESRLNKLRHVMQEYLFDYKQRWAGQRLIFSQSDARNLDEFDSYDKILVDVPCTTDRHVLMHQDNNIFKPTRINERLRIPELQAGILANCLRLLKPGGSLVYSTCSLSPVQNDGVVHMALQKVFTEHGITATIKDLSQQTALLGDIYKFEQPKGLKYGQMVIPYLPANFGPMYFSKITRNT, encoded by the coding sequence ATGTTGAAAGTGCGCAACATTTGCATGCTGCAGCCTCGACGCTGGCGCAGCGGCAGCAAGAAGCGCTGGAATCTGCTTCAACACAAGAAGAACAATTGCGATCGTGCACTTGACAGCTTCGATGATTTCTACGGCTCTGTGTATGGCGGTCGTTGGAAAAATATGCGAGCAGCGCTGCTCACCGAGCACAAATATGTGGCCATGGTTAACAACTTTGGGGACACAGAGCAGACGTGCAGCATGCTGGAAATGGACGGTGCCATCAACATCAAGTCACTCATTCAATTGGCCCAAGAGCGACAGGAGGAAAATGCAACCAATTCGAGTCAATTTTTGGGTGAGGAAAAGCGTGCTCATTACGACATCGATGACAAACTCGATGCGCTGCTGAGGAAGCAACAAGAGCGCGAGGTGGCCGCCATTTATCCAACCGACGATAACCATGtgcagccacagcaattgAACTATGAGCGAAGTCAGCAAAAGGAAGAAAATCTCGACACTGACTCGTCCTATGAGCCGAGCTTAACCAGAGCTCTCGAGGAAGACGTTCAACTGGATGCCAGTCGTTTGGTAGATCCACAATTTGGCACTGGCGGCTTGTACGAATATATGCCTGCCAATACCATCAAGGGTATGGAGGATTGGGTGGCCGAATCCGAACATTATAAATACTATCAAACTAGCGCTGATTTTCCCTTGGCCATCGAACCAGAacagaattttaaatatcCAGAACACTTGGCCATCTACACCTACGAAATGGGCAACTGTTCGGACTTTAAGCCACCGCGACAATGCCTCACAGGAGTTCTCTCACATTTCCTAATGGATGGCGCCTCGGTGTTGCCTCCGCTGTTCCTTCAAGTGCAGCCCGGAGAGCGTGTCCTGGATGCTTGTGCCGCACCAGGCGGCAAATCATTGTTGATGCTGCAGACACTGCATCTGGATCAGCTTATATGCAACGACGTGCAGGAGTCGCGACTGAATAAACTGCGTCATGTCATGCAGGAATATCTATTTGATTACAAACAACGCTGGGCGGGTCAGCGTTTGATCTTCAGCCAGAGTGATGCACGCAATTTGGATGAGTTCGACAGCTATGATAAAATACTCGTCGATGTGCCTTGCACAACAGATCGTCATGTGCTGATGCACCAGGACAACAACATCTTTAAGCCCACGCGCATCAATGAGCGTCTGCGCATTCCCGAACTCCAGGCGGGCATCTTGGCTAATTGTTTGCGTCTCTTGAAACCTGGCGGCAGTCTAGTCTATTCCACCTGCTCGCTGTCGCCAGTGCAAAACGATGGCGTTGTTCACATGGCACTACAAAAGGTCTTTACCGAGCATGGCATCACAGCGACCATCAAGGATCTGAGTCAACAGACAGCGCTCTTGGGggatatttataaatttgagcAGCCAAAGGGCTTGAAATATGGCCAAATGGTTATTCCCTATTTGCCAGCCAATTTTGGCCCAATGTACTTTAGTAAAATTACgcgaaatacttaa
- the LOC117563505 gene encoding vacuolar protein sorting-associated protein 29 produces MLVLVLGDLHIPHRCSSLPAKFKKLLVPGRIHHILATGNICTKESYDYLKSLANDVHIVRGDFDENLSYPEQKVVTVGQFRIGLCHGHQVVPRGDPEALALIQRQLDVDILITGHTYKFEAYEHGNKFYINPGSATGAFNPLDTNVVPSFVLMDIQSTTVVTYVYQLIGDEVKVERIEYKKI; encoded by the coding sequence ATGCTGGTTTTAGTACTGGGAGATTTGCATATACCACATCGCTGCAGCAGTTTGCCGgccaaatttaaaaagctGCTAGTTCCCGGACGGATTCATCATATATTGGCCACCGGAAACATTTGCACAAAGGAATCGTACGATTATCTCAAATCACTGGCCAACGATGTACACATTGTGCGCGGCGATTTTGACGAGAATCTCAGCTATCCCGAGCAAAAAGTCGTGACAGTAGGACAATTTCGCATTGGTCTCTGTCATGGTCATCAAGTAGTGCCCCGTGGCGATCCCGAGGCATTGGCACTGATCCAGCGTCAACTCGATGTGGACATCTTGATAACAGGGCATACGTACAAGTTTGAGGCGTATGAGCACGGCAATAAGTTCTACATTAATCCCGGATCGGCAACGGGCGCTTTTAACCCACTGGATACAAATGTGGTGCCTTCGTTTGTGCTGATGGACATCCAAAGCACCACCGTGGTCACCTATGTGTATCAGTTAATCGGCGATGAGGTCAAGGTGGAGCGCATCGAGTACAAGAAGATCTAA
- the LOC117565097 gene encoding uncharacterized protein LOC117565097, producing MQLPLSLSTSGIGHSMLMVLLVLLVGLAAAVPASVLAQNTELSTNANNKLQHQQQLQQQRELPAVKRSEDDTASNAAAAAVPTADKKSSPEIVPASFSNSPPARSTSIEQPQAEQQQQQKQPPAGLYALPSNDEILAAVAAAAQSSQQQLQSDPTALEEAVASSTMRKRGVNYEYNPYMSVPNVPDYGSDVPNGIWTDDYEPAAPLNYNNYNNERELQELDDYVPERHVNGGNAGRNKAYDNLQNLLNAEAYLESIPLSVPLTYANRNYNLDERNKRGIYYNLANNGANSAPAENLNLNKYRRYGDMRLKRDTTKLTPADMLALVALVEAGERARKETDVDSGVSVPLVDAEELDYVPAGSWLDAPLASQQQQQQQPALVDYYGLPVEAQVVPKYEYVPRPQKYVGSNSRFGSSKRFMVAKKKRSVNQSQFMSEPVGERGPNYYGEKFY from the exons atgcaattgcctTTGTCATTGTCAACGTCCGGAATTGGACACAGCATGCTGATGGTGCTGCTCGTGCTGCTCGTTGGACTGGCTGCCGCTGTGCCTGCCTCGGTGTTGGCCCAAAACACCGAGTTGTCCACCAATGCGAACAACAagctgcaacatcagcagcaactccAGCAGCAAAGGGAATTGCCGGCAG TAAAACGTTCGGAGGATGACACAGCGTCCaatgccgccgctgctgctgtgccaaCAGCCGATAAAAAGTCAAGTCCGGAAATTGTGCCAGCTTCCTTCAGCAATTCTCCACCTGCCCGCAGCACCTCGATTGAGCAGCCACaggcagagcaacaacaacaacagaagcagccaCCGGCTGGCCTCTATGCTCTGCCCAGCAATGATGAGATCCtggctgccgttgctgccgcGGCTCAGAGCAGCCAACAGCAGTTGCAGAGCGATCCCACGGCTCTCGAGGAGGCGGTGGCCAGCTCCACGATGCGCAAACGTGGCGTCAACTACGAGTACAATCCCTACATGTCCGTGCCCAATGTGCCCGACTATGGCAGCGATGTGCCCAATGGCATTTGGACCGATGACTACGAGCCTGCTGCTCCCTTGaactacaacaactataacaatgAACGTGAGCTGCAGGAACTGGATGACTATGTGCCAGAGCGACATG TGAATGGTGGCAATGCTGGTCGCAACAAGGCTTATGATAACCTCCAGAATTTGCTCAATGCCGAGGCTTACTTGGAGAGCATTCCCCTCTCGGTGCCCCTCACCTATGCCAATCGCAACTACAATCTGGATGAGCGCAACAAACGTGGCATCTACTACAACCTGGCCAACAATGGCGCCAACAGCGCTCCCGCTGAGAATCTCAATCTGAACAAGTACCGACGATATGGCGATATGCG GCTAAAACGCGACACCACCAAGCTGACTCCCGCTGATATGTTGGCTCTCGTTGCCCTGGTCGAGGCGGGCGAGCGTGCACGCAAGGAAACCGATGTGGATAGCGGCGTCTCGGTGCCTTTGGTCGATGCTGAGGAGTTGGACTATGTCCCAGCGGGCAGCTGGTTGGATGCACCGCTAGcttcacagcaacaacaacaacaacaacccgcATTGGTGGACTATTATGGTCTTCCAGTTGAGGCTCAGGTGGTGCCCAAGTACGAAtatgtgccacgcccacagaaGTACGTTGGCAGCAATAGCC GTTTTGGCTCATCAAAGCGCTTCATGGTCGCCAAGAAGAAGCGTTCGGTGAACCAGAGCCAGTTCATGAGCGAACCAGTTGGTGAACGGGGTCCCAACTATTATGGCGAAAAGTTCTACTAA